One window of Enterobacter sp. RHBSTW-00175 genomic DNA carries:
- the proC gene encoding pyrroline-5-carboxylate reductase, protein MEKKIGFIGCGNMGKAILGGLIASGQVLPGQIWVYTPSPDKVAALRDEYGINAAESAQEVAQVADIVFGAVKPNIMIKVLSEITSSLNKETLVVSIAAGVTLDQLARALGHDRKIVRAMPNTPSLVNAGMTSVTPNALVTTEDTADVLNIFRCFGEAEVIAETMIHPVVGVSGSAPAYVFMFIEAMADAAVLGGMPRAQAYKFAAQAVMGSAKMVLETGKHPGELKDMVCSPGGTTIEAVRVLEERGFRAAVIEAMAKCMEKSEKLSKS, encoded by the coding sequence ATGGAGAAGAAAATCGGTTTTATCGGCTGCGGCAACATGGGCAAAGCGATTCTTGGCGGTCTGATCGCCAGCGGTCAGGTGTTGCCAGGGCAGATCTGGGTCTATACCCCATCACCGGATAAAGTCGCCGCCCTGCGTGATGAGTACGGCATCAATGCCGCTGAAAGCGCACAGGAAGTCGCACAGGTGGCTGATATCGTCTTTGGCGCCGTGAAGCCGAACATCATGATCAAAGTCCTGAGCGAGATTACCTCCAGCCTGAATAAAGAAACCCTGGTGGTGTCGATTGCCGCGGGCGTCACTCTGGACCAACTGGCTCGTGCCCTGGGTCACGACCGTAAGATTGTACGTGCCATGCCAAATACCCCATCGCTGGTTAACGCCGGTATGACATCTGTCACCCCGAACGCCCTGGTCACAACGGAAGATACCGCTGATGTGCTGAATATTTTCCGCTGCTTTGGCGAAGCAGAAGTGATTGCCGAGACGATGATCCACCCGGTTGTGGGGGTAAGCGGTTCTGCGCCTGCGTATGTCTTTATGTTTATCGAAGCAATGGCAGATGCAGCCGTGCTGGGTGGGATGCCGCGCGCGCAGGCTTACAAATTTGCCGCTCAGGCAGTCATGGGCTCAGCCAAAATGGTACTCGAAACAGGGAAACATCCGGGTGAACTGAAAGATATGGTGTGCTCGCCTGGTGGCACAACGATTGAAGCTGTGCGTGTGCTCGAAGAGCGCGGGTTCCGAGCTGCCGTCATCGAAGCGATGGCAAAATGCATGGAAAAATCAGAAAAACTCAGTAAGTCCTGA
- a CDS encoding YaiI/YqxD family protein: protein MAIWVDADACPNVIKEILFRAADRVQMSLTLVANQNIRVPPSRFIRAMRVPAGFDVADNEIVRLCSAGDLVITADIPLAAEVLEKGAAALNPRGERYSPATIREKLTMRDFMDTLRASGVQTGGPDSLSQRDRQQFAAELDKWLLEVKRRSA from the coding sequence ATGGCGATTTGGGTTGATGCGGACGCCTGTCCGAATGTGATCAAAGAGATCTTATTCCGTGCCGCCGATCGCGTGCAGATGTCGTTAACGCTGGTGGCAAACCAGAATATTCGCGTGCCGCCATCCCGGTTCATTCGCGCCATGCGCGTGCCTGCCGGGTTTGATGTGGCTGATAATGAGATCGTGCGTCTGTGCAGCGCTGGCGACCTGGTGATCACCGCCGATATCCCGCTGGCTGCTGAAGTGCTGGAAAAAGGCGCGGCTGCGCTCAATCCGCGTGGTGAGCGCTACTCGCCGGCAACCATTCGGGAAAAGCTAACTATGCGCGATTTTATGGATACCCTGCGAGCCAGTGGCGTACAGACCGGCGGGCCGGACAGTTTGTCCCAGCGCGACCGTCAGCAGTTTGCTGCTGAGCTGGATAAATGGTTACTGGAAGTGAAGCGCCGCTCTGCGTAA